Genomic DNA from Alkalihalobacterium alkalinitrilicum:
CTTTATTGATATACACACATGCTTTTCCTGTCGTATGCTTTCCAAAATCCTTTAATATCTCTTCTCGCTTTGTATCTCCTGTTACAAAATATAAACTAATTTTAGCTTTCCGAGGTGAAAAACCGACCAGTGGCGCATCGCCTTCATGGCCTGATGCATATTTATAATGATATGATCCAAACCCTATGATGCTTGGCCCCCACATTTTCGCCTTATACCCTGTTGTTTCAGTAAATATATCTAATAGCTTATAAGCATCTTCACGTTTTTTTGGACTTTCAACCGCTTCGATAAATTCAATCACACTATTATCAGTTTCTTTTGTTTTTAATTCGTACATTTATTTCTCTCCTTCCCTTATTAAAAAATTTTGATTTGGTTTATGGAAAAACTTTGTGATTATTAATCGATTACCTTCAAAAATTGTTATACAAACCCTAATTAATAATAAAATAAATACACTGTAACACACTTAGCTTCACTGGTCACAGTGTATACAATCAACAAACATTATTTAAAGTTTTTTTCCCACTCCATCAATTCGTCTAACCCTATTAATTGATTAAATTCTGGAAAATTGGTCATTCGGTCTAAACTTGGTTCGATGGTTCCATGACTAGATAGCGTTTCTAGCATTTCTTTTACAGCAAACGTAGCAGCAAACAAAACTGAGACAGGATAAAGTACTAATTTAAATCCAATTTGACCTAATTCCTCAATAGGTAGTAACGGGGTTTTCCCATGTTCCACCATATTAGCAACTAGTGGAATGTTAGGAAATGCTTTATGTATCGCTTCCATTTCCTGAATGGATTGTGGAGCTTCAATGAATAAAATGTCTGCTCCTGCATCTGCGTATGCCTTTCCTCTTTCAATCGCATCCTCAAAACCATTCACAGCTCTTGCATCGGTTCGAGCAATTATAAGGAAATCATCGTCAGTTCTAGTGCTTACGGCTGCCTTAATTTTTTGTGCATGTTCGTTTACTGAAACGACTTGTTTTCCTTCCATATGTCCACATCTCTTTGGGAAGACTTGATCCTCTAAATGAATGGCTGCAATACCAGCTAATTCATATTCTTGAACCGTTCGCTGAACATTAATTATATTTCCATAGCCTGTATCTGCGTCTGCGATTAATGGTATATCAACTGCCGCTCCCATGTTTTTTGCATTTTGAACCATTTCAGTTAATGTTAAATACCCATAATCTGGCTTCCCAAGAATGTTAGCCGTTGTTCCATACCCCGTCATGTAAACGACTGAAAATCCAGCTTGTTCAACTAATTTTGCTGTTAAACCATTATAAGCTCCTGGTGCCATAATTGGCTTCTCACTTGCGAGTAGTTTACGTAATATTTCTCTTTTTTTCATCTCGCCGCCTCCCATTCATTTTCTTTAATCACTATAGATTAGTTAACCAATTTCATTTTTAAAGATAAACGAAATTTATTCCCTGTTTGGTGCTTCATATTTTAATTAAATACAGCAGATGCTGTTGTCTCGTTCATTTCCCTATAGAATTGGAGAAAGTAATCGAGAAATTGATTCTTTAAAACGAATGAATTTTGATCGTTTTTCATATTTTTGTTGAGTCAATTCAGTACAGAATTCCATATCTTTTTCGAACACTTGAGCCAACTTTTCAGATGTTTCAACATCATAAATAAAAGCGTTCACCTCAAAATTTAGTTTGAAACTTCTCATGTCAATATTCGCTGTTCCAACAGAATTGATTATCCGATCAACAACAAGCATTTTCGCATGAATAAATCCTTTTTCATAAATGTATACTTTAGCACCAGTTTTAATGAGTTCACCAACATGGGATAATGTTGCCCAGTATACAAAAGGATGGTCAGGCCGATCTGGGATCATAATTCGAACATCTTTACCTGATAAAACCGCTATTCGTAGTGCATCTAAAAGACTTTGATCAGGAATAAAATAAGGCGTTTGAATATAAATCGATTCTTTGGCTGACATAATCATATAAATATAACCATTCTTCACTTGTTCCCGTTCTGAATCAGGTCCACTCGATACAATTTGAATAGCCGCTTTTCCTTGTATTGGTTTTTGGGGAAAATAGTGAGGATCGTAATTAATATAATAGTGTTTAGACGCGTGGTTCCAATCTAAGATGAACCTTTTTTGAATAGAATCTACTGCAGGTCCTTTAATTCGTAAATGCGTATCTCTCCAATAACCAAACTTTTTATTCAACCCTAAATATTCATCGCCAACATTAAAACCACCAATATACCCTAAGTACCCATCGACATTTACTAACTTACGATGATTTCTGTAATTTAAACGCAAGTTAATCCAAGCGAGTTTCGAAGGGAAGAATACTCCAACTTCTCCACCAGCTGCTATTAAGTCAACAAAGTCCTTTCGTTTTAACTTACGTGAACCTAACTCATCATACAATACCCTAACTTTTACGCCTTTTTTTGCTTTTTCGACGAGGGCTTGAATAATTTGTTTTCCTAGCCCATCATTTTTAATAATATAATATTGAATATGGATAAAGTTTTTTGCATGTCGAATATCTTCTAGTAACGTATCAAACTTCTTACTTCCGTCCACAAGAATTTCAACTTCATTTCCTTTCGTTAACATCGCATCGTTGTTAATGAGGTGCATGTAAATTAAATCCTTATATTTTTCAGTAGTTGTGTCATCAAACTGAAATTCTGAATGTTTTATTTGATCAATTTGTTTAGCAATTACTTGATCTATTCCTATTTTTTTCGTCCCTTCAGCATCAAATAAACGCTTTCTTGTTAAATTTTGACCGAGGAAAAGATAAATAATAAATCCAAGGAAAGGAATAAAAAATAAAATTAAGATCCATGCCCATGTAGCACTTGCATCTTTTCGCTCGATAAAAATAATAATACTGGCAAATAAAATATTTATAATAAACATGACTGCTACTAATATTGAATAAATCTCCATTTGTCATATCCTACCTAATCTTAGTTTATTACTATTATTTTACCATGGATTTAAATCAGTGAACCCTTTTTTATACCCGAAAAGGCTCAACCTATTTTATTTTGAGGTTGAGCCTTGCTGACTTATAAATAGCTATCGTTGTTGATTTTAACAAAACTAGTTTGAGTCGCTACTTTTATTTCGTTCTAGGTAGAGTTCAATTCATAAATTTATACAGATTTCTTTATCGGTTTTGTAAGGTGTACATTGCACCCAACATCGATACTTTTTTGTTTATCTTCTTTTAAAGCATGAGCACAGTTAATGCAATAATAGGTGTTTCCTTTTTTCCTTCTTGCTGTTCGATTTTTCTTATTTCCTTTGTCGCAGTGTACCCATCCATAACGGGCATTTGAATGTCCATCAAAATAACATCATACTTATTTTCCTTAAACTTTTCTACTGCAATGGCTCCATGCTCAGCTATATCAATTTCCCAATTTAACCCTTTTAAATAAGCGTTTATGAGGTGCCTATTATCAATGGAGTCTTCAACGAGCAGGAGTTTCACTTTATTATTTTTGGGATTTGTTGTTTCAATGATAACTTCTTTCTTACCAACATTTCCTTGATTTTGCTGTATGTCTCCAATAGCTGCCAAAAGAGTTTTTTTACTAATGGGTTTTAATAAATAACTCAACTTTCGCACACTGAAATAGGCAGGTAGACCTTGATGTAGTTAGGTAAGCCTGCAATCCAGTGTTGTAGTTGACATTGAATTAATTTTTGAATCTTTTTGTTACTTTCTTTTAGAATATCTTGAAGAAGCTCGATTAGCTGCCCAAGTGCAACAGCCCAATCAAGATCACTGATTTCATCACATAATTCATAGAATAGACCGCCTAATGTTCTTTGGTCTGTGCTACAACGGTTCTGCCAAGAGAGTACAATGTATCTAGTAAACACAATCGTGGTATGACAAATCAAGGAGTCATAAGAACGACCTTGAAACTCCTTTTGTAGCTTTAATAATGACTTTGTTGTTTTAAAAAAGACTTCAATGTCCCAGCGAATTCCATAGATACGAATGATTTCTTGTTCACTTAAACAACAATCTGTACTTAAAATTGCCAACCATTTGCTCTTTTTATTACGATTGCGGACAAAGACAATTTTGACAGGAATCCCATTCGCTTGTGTGGTATGAATCGAACGAAGAATTCCCTTCTTACCCTGGATAGGAGTGGCTAAGTGATACAGTTCTTTTAGACCGAACTTCTTTCCTTGGATAAGATAACGTTGCTTTAAGTTTTTCACCATGCCAATGACATCAAGACCTTGATCCTTGATCTCTTTAATAAGCGGCTGATGTGTAAACCAAGTATCCATCAGCACATAAGAGGCTTCAATTCCCGAGTTCATGGCACGCTGAACCATCGATGGAATTTGTTCAGGTGAAGATTGTAATGCTTCGACACGTCGCTTATAACCAGAACTGCGTTTATCAATTTTATCTGATATTCCATTGATGACACTGTTTTTAGAGCTCAATAAGGAAAAGTCTACAGGCATAAACGTTGTACCGTCAGACCAACCCAATGTAAGCATACGAAAGCCTTTGTAAAAGCGCATTTTTTGAGAAGCGTGGTCAAAACAACGCGCAAGAAGTTCAACTGATTTACTTCGATTTTTATCATAAGAAGAATCGTCAACAATCAGCACTTTGATACGCTCATGATTCGTAAGGTTACTTACTTTTTCAATCGAGTGTGTGCTTAATAAGAGT
This window encodes:
- a CDS encoding DUF1801 domain-containing protein — encoded protein: MYELKTKETDNSVIEFIEAVESPKKREDAYKLLDIFTETTGYKAKMWGPSIIGFGSYHYKYASGHEGDAPLVGFSPRKAKISLYFVTGDTKREEILKDFGKHTTGKACVYINKVADIDIDVLKALINQSITFLQEMYPAQ
- a CDS encoding transposase, producing MIANNDQTKQLPNELKSTFKELKVLKHLRKAGITKSFGFTCAYLFQLIFCLIFENKNWFRTLESRKSTDIPAKDAVYRFLNHSTYSWRRFLLLLSTHSIEKVSNLTNHERIKVLIVDDSSYDKNRSKSVELLARCFDHASQKMRFYKGFRMLTLGWSDGTTFMPVDFSLLSSKNSVINGISDKIDKRSSGYKRRVEALQSSPEQIPSMVQRAMNSGIEASYVLMDTWFTHQPLIKEIKDQGLDVIGMVKNLKQRYLIQGKKFGLKELYHLATPIQGKKGILRSIHTTQANGIPVKIVFVRNRNKKSKWLAILSTDCCLSEQEIIRIYGIRWDIEVFFKTTKSLLKLQKEFQGRSYDSLICHTTIVFTRYIVLSWQNRCSTDQRTLGGLFYELCDEISDLDWAVALGQLIELLQDILKESNKKIQKLIQCQLQHWIAGLPNYIKVYLPISVCES
- a CDS encoding response regulator; the encoded protein is MAAIGDIQQNQGNVGKKEVIIETTNPKNNKVKLLLVEDSIDNRHLINAYLKGLNWEIDIAEHGAIAVEKFKENKYDVILMDIQMPVMDGYTATKEIRKIEQQEGKKETPIIALTVLML
- the cls gene encoding cardiolipin synthase; amino-acid sequence: MEIYSILVAVMFIINILFASIIIFIERKDASATWAWILILFFIPFLGFIIYLFLGQNLTRKRLFDAEGTKKIGIDQVIAKQIDQIKHSEFQFDDTTTEKYKDLIYMHLINNDAMLTKGNEVEILVDGSKKFDTLLEDIRHAKNFIHIQYYIIKNDGLGKQIIQALVEKAKKGVKVRVLYDELGSRKLKRKDFVDLIAAGGEVGVFFPSKLAWINLRLNYRNHRKLVNVDGYLGYIGGFNVGDEYLGLNKKFGYWRDTHLRIKGPAVDSIQKRFILDWNHASKHYYINYDPHYFPQKPIQGKAAIQIVSSGPDSEREQVKNGYIYMIMSAKESIYIQTPYFIPDQSLLDALRIAVLSGKDVRIMIPDRPDHPFVYWATLSHVGELIKTGAKVYIYEKGFIHAKMLVVDRIINSVGTANIDMRSFKLNFEVNAFIYDVETSEKLAQVFEKDMEFCTELTQQKYEKRSKFIRFKESISRLLSPIL
- a CDS encoding isocitrate lyase/PEP mutase family protein: MKKREILRKLLASEKPIMAPGAYNGLTAKLVEQAGFSVVYMTGYGTTANILGKPDYGYLTLTEMVQNAKNMGAAVDIPLIADADTGYGNIINVQRTVQEYELAGIAAIHLEDQVFPKRCGHMEGKQVVSVNEHAQKIKAAVSTRTDDDFLIIARTDARAVNGFEDAIERGKAYADAGADILFIEAPQSIQEMEAIHKAFPNIPLVANMVEHGKTPLLPIEELGQIGFKLVLYPVSVLFAATFAVKEMLETLSSHGTIEPSLDRMTNFPEFNQLIGLDELMEWEKNFK